A single window of Ischnura elegans chromosome 8, ioIscEleg1.1, whole genome shotgun sequence DNA harbors:
- the LOC124164262 gene encoding uncharacterized protein LOC124164262, whose translation MVWKIVEFGGLVRGGGAVSCADSKSAMKSSSLVPESWLFTKGGNSLCYWPPRSCSSPVTTLVRRKVRPQIDWEVWSVSYVSTETISSYDVARDIVNGLSEATDIDEYISKRKSKEYGRGKRSPKKKAVTWEGEETCSILPSLPRDSSEEDSSPSKSPALQWRKLGSPQRKRSYSVQEGSRFASVVPPVPRTREIGCQTNLRFSDTASNERMDLMMRSINNLEQTVAKLVSKVISVDLGQKEMMDKLTTGFDQLQLVKERVEPACLDLPFQLPVRSFHEFAEVMAYAKKPEVLEQLMNSMSRVGGKTETSLINGILCRIMTNGFAKTCSWRGQRSSKHNLESSPLLTIVHGIAIRNKGFAHVTEEDVKIKIKDWVKQAGRRKESGLGVYQNLLDDVEYRDDFDIEDNEYRD comes from the exons ATGGTGTGGAAGATAGTAGAGTTTGGTGGACTAGTTAGAGGAGGTGGTGCAGTGAGCTGTGCCGACTCTAAGAGTGCTATGAAGTCCAGTAGTCTTGTGCCTGAGAGCTGGCTATTTACTAAGGGAGGCAACTCCCTTTGTTATTGGCCTCCTAGGTCATGTTCTTCTCCGGTGACCACCCTGGTCCGAAGAAAGGTCCGCCCACAAATTGACTGGGAGGTGTGGAGTGTCTCCTATGTCTCCACAGAGACCATAA gtAGCTATGATGTTGCAAGGGACATAGTAAATGGGTTGTCAGAGGCAACTGACATAGATGAGTATATTTCCAAGAGGAAATCCAAGGAGTATGGTCGCGGAAAAAGATCCCCAAAGAAGAAGGCTGTGACATGGGAAGGAGAGGAGACCTGTTCCATCCTTCCTAGTCTTCCCAGGGATTCATCAGAAGAGG ATTCTTCACCAAGTAAGTCTCCTGCTCTTCAATGGAGGAAACTTGGAAGTCCCCAGAGAAAAAGATCCTATAGTGTCCAGGAAG GGTCCAGGTTCGCTTCTGTGGTACCACCAGTTCCACGTACCAGGGAAATTGGGT GCCAGACCAACTTACGATTCAGCGACACGGCTTCAAATGAGAGAATGGATCTAATGATGCGAAGCATCAATAATTTGGAGCAGACGGTGGCAAAGCTAGTGTCAAAGGTCATTAGTGTTGACTTGGGCCAGAAGGAGATGATGGACAAATTGACCACCGGCTTTGACCAGCTACAGCTGGTTAAGGAACGAGTAGAGCCTGCCTGCCTTGACCTGCCGTTCCAATTACCGGTTAGAAGCTTCCATGAATTTGCAGAGGTCATGGCTTATGCAAAGAAGCCAGAAGTCTTGGAGCAGTTG ATGAATTCTATGAGTAGAGTTGGAGGAAAGACTGAGACTAGCCTAATAAATGGCATTCTATGCAGAATTATGACTAATGGGTTCGCAAAAACGTGCTCATGGAGGGGCCAGAGGAGTTCGAAGCACAATCTGGAGTCCTCTCCTTTGTTAACCATCGTTCACG GAATTGCCATAAGGAACAAGGGCTTTGCCCATGTGACGGAGGaggatgttaaaataaaaattaaggactGGGTAAAGCAAGCTGGTCGAAGGAAGGAGTCTGGATTGGGGGTTTACCAGAATTTGTTGGATGATGTGGAATACAG AGATGACTTCGATATAGAAGACAACGAGTACAGAGACTAA